The sequence CCGCTCAGGAAGCTGCTCAACGGCTTATCTTTCAGGTTACTCCACGAAATCTTGGCGAGGTTCATAAATAAAGAGTGAAAGAAGGAATGAGCGACGGCGGAAACCCGCGCCCGACGGGGTCAGATCGGCAGAGAAAAATGATGGCTACTGATACGGAATCGTTTGTTCAGGTAAAGGCGGTGGGCCTCGGCGCGGTTCTCGCCATGGCCCGAATCCAGCGAGACCTGCTGAAAACCAGCCTGCCTAGCATGGTCGATCACAAAATCGAGCAACGCGCCTGCGTAACCATTACCCCGCGCCGTCGGCAGCGTGGAAAGATCATCGATATAAATCGTTTTGCCCGATACCAGCAGGGTCATTTTCCGAAAGGTAATCACAGCGGGCGCGTCGGTCTCGTCGCCGAGATCGACAAACGCCACGCTAAACCGCTCATGGGCCTGCTGCTCCTGCACAAGCGCCAGAATCTGTTCGGCAGTCAGGTGGGGACGCAGCGCCAGTAGGGCGGGTAAACAACGACGCAGGTCGGCTTCGGTTTGGGCAAGACGAATGAGCATAACGATGATGAGGGTGAGTAGACCGGTTAGAGTGCCGCCCGAATGCCCTGTAGCATAGCGTCGCCACCCCGCGTCAGCACGGCTTCGGCAAGGTCGTGACCCAGTTTTTCGGCCTCAGCAGGTGGCCCCACAAAGGTTTCGCGCAGCCACTCGTTGCCATCAAGGCTGATGATACCACCCGTCAGGCTGACCTGGCCCTCGGTCGTGTGGGTCGCCAGCGCAAACACGGGAATGCTACAGCCACCTTCCAGCCGACGCAGGTAAGCCCGTTCGGCTTTCACGCACACTTCGGTTGGTTCATGATTGGTCAGTCGACGAACGGCGGCCAGCTTATCGAGGGGCAGTGTATCGGCCACTTCAATGGCCACACTCCCCTGCCCCACGGCTGGCGTAAAGTCGTCGGTGGGCAAATGTTCGGCAATGAGGTCATCATAGTGCATCCGGTGTACGCCCGCATAGGCCAGTAGCAGCGCGTCGCATTGGCCTTCGTCGAGTTTGCGCAGGCGCGTTTGCAGGTTGCCGCGCATATCGACGACCTTGATGTGCGGACAGTAATGCTTCAGCATAGCTACCCGCCGCGTTGACGACGTACCCACGACGAAAGCCTGCCCACTCGTCAGCGAGAGAGTGGTATCACGGCTGACGAGCACATCGTTCACCCGTTCGCGTTCGGTAAAGGCAATAAGGCTCAGATCAGCGGGGAGGCTCGATTGCAAGTCTTTGGCCGAATGCACGGCGATGTCGATCTGCCCGGCGCGGAGCTGATCTTCCAGTTCCTGCGTAAATACGCCCTTGCTTCCTATCTTCGACAGCGACCGGTCCAGGATCTGATCGCCTTTGGTTTCAATCAACACCAGTTCAGACGTGAGGCCACCCGCCTGAAGCAATTCCTGTATGTATTCAGCCTGCCAGAGTGCCAGCCGGCTGCTACGGGTTCCAATCCGAATATGCATAGTACAAAGGTACAAACCATTAGCGGACGCGTGATGAGCTACAATGGATTGGCTGCACCGCTGAAGCCGTTCAGCCGCTACGATCTCTACAGTTGTGCGCAATTTTTGCCACACTGTTTCCCACATCCCACACTAGCTTCAACGCCAGTAACAACCCGCCAAAAAGGCTGATTTTGAGCCAGAATGGCTGTTTTCTCTGACACATTGGCGTTAAAAAAGCGCATTTTTCAGGTCGGCACAGGATTTGAATAATGGTATGCAGAACAGTAAACAACCAATACGATGAGAGCCATAGATCATGTGTTTAAAGGGAACGGCGGTCAGATCGACCTGCTGAACACCTTATACGGTGGGTCGAGTATGACCAATATGGACGTGAAACGTGAAGACGAGCGTCTGGTCATCAAACTGTCGGCCCCCGGCGTTAGTGCCAACGCGTTCAACGTACTGGTTGAAGGCAGCAAACTGGTGCTGTACACGTTGTTGGTGCAGGATAGCGACGAGGCATCGCAGCGTCTTGCCGTACCAATGTTTCTGAAAGTGGTAGACATCCCTGAGTTTATCGATGCCGAGCAGATCGAAGCCGAGCACGATCATGGTCAGGTAATGGTGTACCTGCCCTTTAAAGACGAAGAACATCTGCATCGCAAGATCGATATCAAGAATCTCTTCTAATGCTAGTGTTTTGCCTCTCAGGGCTACCTAAGTCGCCCTGTCAATCATAGATGCGTGCCGCCCAGCCTTACGAGGTTGGGCTTTTTTTTGCCCGACGCACTAGCGGCCTGATGGTATCCCACTCTACCGCTACCACGCAGCTCAAAAACAGCCCAAACAAGGCAAGATGGTATGGCACCGATAACCAGAGGTTGCGAATCTGGATAAACGAAGCCAGGTAAATCAATAGGCCCCCACCGGCAACGTACCCAACTGCCGATGCTACGTTATACGGAACAGGGTAATGCTTTTCGCCCAATACGTAACAGAGCGCCATCATCACGAAGCTGGAAATCAGAAATGCCCACGCGCACCCCATGTAGCCCAACTGCGGTATCAGCAGCCAGTTGAGCAGGAACGTTACGGCCAACCCTACGACGGTGATCAGCGTGCCGTATTTCGTCTTATCGGATAGCTTGAACCAGAACGAAATATTGTAATACACGCCCAGAAACAGGTTGCCCAGCATCAGCAGCGGCACCACGCCCAGCCCCACCCGGTACTTTTTCGACAGCACCAGGCCGGCCAAGTCCATATTCAGGCTGACGGCAACCCACAGTGCCACGCACACGATTACAAACCATTTGGTAACCCGCGCCAGCAAATCGGGCGCGTTTTTGTCTTCTGCCTTCCCAAAGAAAAACGGTTCCGCCGCAAACTTAAACGACTGAATGGCAAGGCTGATAAATACCGACAGCTTGAAGCACTGCCCGTAAATGCCCAGCGCATCTTCGGCAGTCTGCCCCGGATAAAAGCCGTCGGGCAGGAATTCGCGCAGAAAGAGGCGGTCAGTGAGGTTGTTGAGCACAGCCGCCAGCCCCGTCAGCATAATCGGGAAGGCGTAGGTGACCAGCGTTTTGGCTTCGGGCCACGCCAGTGTGAAGCGGAAGCCCCGGAAAGCGTTGCGCAGGATCAGGAAATAAAGCGCATTGGCCAGCAGGTTGGCCAGCAGAATATAGCCGGGGCCAATACTGGGCCGGTAGAAGAAATTCGCCAGCGGTTGCAGTTGGGGCAGGTAATCGCCCTCGGTGATGTCTTTGCAGAGGATCACGAAAAACACGTTCAGCAGCACGTTCAGGCCAATGTTGATGAGCTTGGCAATCACAAACTGCTTCGCTCTCCCCTCGACCCGCAGCCGCGCAAACGGAATAGCCATGATCGCGTCGATGCCCACGAGCAAGGCTGCCCATTGAATAAACAGCACTTCATCGGGGTATCCCATCGCTTGGGCAAGCGGTACCGAAAACACCAGAATCAGCGCCGTAGCGACCGCGCTGATGGTAGCGACAATGCTCAGCGTACGGCTGAAGACCTGCACTCGCTCGGCTTCGTTTTCAGCCCCCTTGTTGCGGGCGGCAAACCGAAAAAAAGCCGTTTCCAGCCCCAGCGTGTATATGGTCAACAATACACCGATCCAGGCGTAGAGCGTTACGTTCGACGCCAGCGAGGCGGGCTGCTTAAACGCGTACGTCTGAATAGGAGCCAGCAAGAAATTGACCGACCGCGCGGCAATGGTGCTGATACCATAGAGCGCCGTATCGCTGGCTAATTTTTTAAATGCACTCAAGGAAGTAGAAGTCTCGTCGGGAACGTACCCAGTTCCGCCAGGTACGTTGCAAAAGTACACCATACATCAGCCCGATGGCACATGCCGCCGCAGAACTGGCTTCTTCGCGTACACCAATGCCAACACCTTATGAAATGAGTAAAGCAACTGCATCTCTCTTTTCAACGAACCCCTGCTCTGGTCATGCGTTTCTTGCTCGTCCTGCCTATCGTATTGGTCTTCATAGTCCACACCGCTAGAGGCCAGGCTCATTTAGTACCTACCGATGGCTATTTTACACCTTCAGGTTCTGAACAGGCCTATTACCGCACGCTGCGGCAGAAATTGCTCGTTGGCCTTAGCGATGACAGAGGGCCAATGGCGCTGATTGTCGTTCAGCCTACGTTTCAGCCAGAGTACATACTTCATCTGTCCCGAAAAGGACCGGATCACACGCTCACAGTCCGTACGTGTCACCGCATCATCTGGTCCTTGTTAAAGCAACAGAATGGAGCTGATAGCGTGGCCAGTTTACCGCTCATCGAACACCGGCGGTTGATCGATCCGTCCCTGTTTGCGCAGTTAACCGAACTGTTCATTACCTGCACGAATCAGGCACACTACCGCAAACGAAAACGCCCAATCTCGGTAGCAGGCTCACCAGCGCTCATCGAACTCGATGTGGGCGTCGATGGCACTTATTATGACTTCGTGGCTTCAGATGGTGGACGTACCTGGTCGGGCAGAACCTATTCGCCAGCGGACCGGTCCTTGATGGGTGAACTGGTAGCCCTCACCGACGATCTCGTTGCTTTGGCCAACGGAAAAGGTACCGAAGCCGGGCTGCGGGTACGTACCCAGCGCTTATACAAAAAGATCGCGGCAGAATAGGTTATCTTTGTGGCCTGTTAATGAACCGGGTAGCGGGCCTGCCGGGTTCGGTTACCCATTTTACAATCCTGATGAAAATCTCTGCTGCGCTGCTGTCTGTGTATTACAAAGACGGCCTCGAACCCATTGTCCGACTGCTCCACGAACAGGGCGTTACGCTCTACTCGACCGGTGGTACCCAGACGTTTATCGAACAGTTGGGTATTCCCGTTATCCCCGTCGAATCGCTCACCGGCTACCCGTCGATCTTCGGGGGGCGCGTAAAAACGCTGCACCCGGCCGTATTCGGGGGCATCCTCTACCGCCGCGACAACGAGGGCGACGTGGCGCAGGCGCAACAGCACAGCATTCCCGCCATCGACATGACGGTGGTCGATCTGTATCCGTTTGAAGAAACCGTCGCCTCGGGGGCGTCAGCGGATGACATCATCGAGAAAATCGACATCGGGGGTATTTCGCTCATCCGGGCGGGGGCCAAAAACTTCCAGGATTCACTCATCGTATCGTCACGTACCCAATACGCCGACATCCTGCGCGTGCTCACCGAAACCGACGGGCAGCCTGACCTGGAAACCCGGCGGCGCTATGCGATGGAAGCCTTCGCCACTACGTCGCACTATGACACCGCCATCCACGCCTATTTCGCCGGACAAACCCCGGCTTCAACCAGGGGGACGGGCAACGGCCCCGCAGTCTCATTGCGTTACGGCGAAAACCCGCATCAGCAGGCAACGTTCTACGGCGACCTCGACGCCATGTTTGACAAACTGCACGGTAAAGAGCTGTCGTTCAATAACCTGGTCGACGTCGACGCCTGCGTGGGCCTGATTGACGAGTTTCAGAACGACGGTCCCACATTTGCGATCATCAAGCACACCAACGCCTGCGGTATTGCCTCGGCTCCCACGGCGGTTGAAGCCTATACCAAAGCCCTCGCCTGTGATCCGGTATCGGCCTTTGGCGGCGTGGTCATCACCAACGTACCGGTCGACCTCGCCACGGCGCAGGAACTCAACAAGCTGTTCATGGAAATCCTGATCGCACCTGCTTACGAGCCGGAAGCCCTGGAGCTGCTTAAATCGAAGAAAAACCGCATTCTGCTGACGCGTCGGCCTGTCGAGCTTCCCAACAAGCTGGTCAAAACCATCCTGAACGGCGTGCTCGAGCAGGACAAAGACAACGTCGCCGAAACCGCCGATCAGTTCAAGACTGTGACCGATAAGGCCCCGACAGCCGACGAGTTGAAAGCCCTCGAATTTGCGCTCAAAGTGTGCAAACACACTAAGTCGAATACCATCGTACTGGCTAAACCCGGCGTATTGCTGGCGAGCGGCGTTGGTCAGACGAGCCGGGTCGATGCGCTGCGGCAGGCGATCGAAAAAGCCCACTCGTTTGGTTTCGACCTAACCGGATCGGTCATGGCGTCCGACGCCTTCTTCCCCTTCCCCGACTGCGTCGAAATCGCCCACAAAGCAGGCATCACAGCGGTTGTGCAGCCCGGCGGTTCCATCCGCGACCAGGACAGCATCGACTACTGCAATCAGAACGGCCTGGCCATGGTCACGACTGGCGTTAGGCATTTCAAACACTAAATGAGTGAACGATGTACAATTGACAATGTACAATGGGACTAGTCGGATGCATTGTACATTGTCAATTGTACACCGTTCATTAAAACACCCTTATGCTTTACACGGCCTGGTGCGTACTGGTCTTTTCGCTGACATTTCTGCTGATGGTGCCGTTTGTGCTACTAGGTAGCTGGCTGGCTTCGAACAAAAGCTCGTTTGGCTTGCGGCTAGCCCACGGGGCCATACGTACCTGGGGGTATCTGGCCTTTCCGCTGGTCGGTATGCCCATCCGGGTTGATTGGCGATTCCGGCCCGAGCGCGGGAAGGCCTACGTGTACTGCGCCAACCATTTCTCCTACCTCGACATTGCCGTGCTGGGTGTTGTCATCCCCGGCCTGTACGCGTTCATCGGAAAAATCGGCGTAAAAAAGATCCCGCTCTTCGGCTACATGTTTGCCAAGCTGCACGTGATGGTCGATCGGTCGAGTGCCGAAAGCCGGGCCTACTCGCTCACCAAGTGCATGCGTACACTGGCAAGTGGGCGAAGCATCATTATCTTCCCCGAAGGCGGTATCAAAGCCCCCCTGAAACCCGACGGTTCGCCCCCAACGATGGTCTATCCCTTCAAAGATGGCGCCTTCACGATGGCCATTCAGCAGCAGGTGCCCATTGTGCCCGTCACCTTGCTCAACAACTACCGGCTCTTGCCCGATGCCAGTCCGTTTCGGGTTCATTGGGGAGCGGTGAAAATCGTCGTACACGAACCAATCAGCACCACCGGCCTGACGCCCAAAGACGTAGACGTCCTGCGCGAACGTACCTACCGGATAATCGAAGCAGAGCTTGGTCATTCATTGTCATTAGCCGCGCGTCATCAATAGTCATTGATTGTCATTTGTAGTCATTGATGGTCATTAGCTGCGCGTTATTCAATAGCATTCGTAGTGTTGATTTCGACAAAAACCAATCAATGACCATGAATGACAATCAATAACATTTACCTCATGAAAGTCGATACCGAAACCTTACACAAGATTGCCCATTTAGCCCGGCTCGAAGTCAGGCCGGAGGAGGAGGCCGCCCTGCTCAACAGCCTCAACAGCGTACTCGACTGGATGGAGCAGCTCAACGAAGTAGACACCACGGGCGTTGAACCCCTCACGCACCTGTCGGAACTAGACGACGAGCACGTGTTGCGCGACGATGTCGTGGCCAATCAACTACCCCGCGAGCAGGCTCTTGCCAACGCCCCCGCCCATGATGAGCAGTTTTTCAAAGTAACGAAAGTACTCTAATGCCAAACCGCCGGATCGGCGCGAGCCGTGACGCCTCTCCAGTGCCAGCAACAACCCATTGCCAATCAAACAGATAGCTAAAAACTAATGCTGACGTGTGTGTGAGGCCGGGGATTGATGCTTTACAGGAGACAAAAAATTTCTGAATTGGCTTGATTTTAGACCATTCAGCTTGTTATCTTTGCACTCGCAAATGCGAAATAGCTCGATAGTATAAGGGTAGTACGACAGATTTTGGTTCTGTTTGTCTAGGTTCGAATCCTGGTCGAGCTACTTACAAAAGCCGATTCCTCACCGAATCGGCTTTTTTTGTTTTTCAACGCGAAGGCGCAAAGACCGCGACGTTTATCGTCTCGTAAAAAGGTCTTTGCGTTCTTTGCGACAGCCTTCGCGTTAAGATTACGAACCATGAATTACCTTTCAGCCGAAAACCTTTCGAAAACATACGGCGACCGGACCCTCTTCCGGAACGTTAATTTTGGCCTGAGCCGGGGGGATAAAATCGCGATCGTCGGGGCCAATGGCTCAGGCAAAACCAGCCTGCTCTCGATTCTGGCCGGGGCTACTCCACCCGACGACGGGCTGGTGAGCGTTCGGAAAGACATCACCGTGGGCTACCTCGATCAGCAGCCTGACCTCAACGAGGCGCTGACCGTGATGGAGGAAGTGCTGGCGGGCGAAAGCGCCCAACTCGACGCCGTGCGCGCCTACGAAAAAGCGCTCACCCACGACGACCCCGCCGCCCTCGAACGCGCGATGAGCCAGATGGAGAAGCTCGAAGCCTGGGATTACGAGGCTCAGATCCGGCAGATTCTGGGGGAGCTGGGCATTCAGGACGTGGAGCAGCGCGTGGGTACGTTGTCGGGCGGGCAGCGGAAGCGCGTGGCCCTGGCGCGGGTGCTGATTCAGAACCCCGACCTGCTGATCCTCGACGAGCCGACCAACCACCTCGATCTGGAAGCCATCGAATACCTCGAAAGCTTCCTGAACACGCAGAACGGTACGTTGCTGATGGTTTCGCACGATCGGTACTTCCTGGATCGCGTCTGCAACCAGATCGTCGAACTCGACAACGGGCAGTTGTATGCCTACAAGGGCAACTACGCCTATTTTTTGGAAAAGAAAACCGAACGGCTAGCCGCCGATGCCGCCGAATTCGAGAAGAACAAAAACCGGTATAGCCGCGAGTTGGAGTGGATGCGCCGCCAGCCAAAGGCGCGGGGCACCAAAGCCAAATACCGCGAGGATGCGTTTGAAGACCTGGAAGGCAAGGTAAAAGGTCGCCGCACAGAAGGCGAACTCGACCTGAACCTGCGCGTGTCGCGGCTGGGCAGCAAGATTCTGGAAGTTGAGAACCTGAGCAAGCGCTTCGGCGAAAAAGTGTTGCTCGATCATTTTACTTACACGTTCAAACGGCAGGATCGCGTGGGGCTAATTGGCAAGAACGGCATGGGCAAAACCACGCTGCTCAACATGCTCACCGGCGAGCTGCGCCCCGATTCGGGCAAGATTGTGGCGGGGGGCACTGTCAAATTCGGCTACTACACCCAAAGCGAACTCGACATTCCCGACAATCAGCGGGTGATCGATGTGGTGCAGGATGTGGCCGAGGTGATGAAACTGGCCGACGGGCAGACCATCACGGCCAGTCAGTTGCTCCACCACTTCCTCTTCGACCGGCAGAAACAGTATGACTTTGTGGCCAAACTGAGCGGTGGCGAAAAACGGCGGCTGCAACTCCTGCTGGTGCTGGTGCAGAACCCCAACTTCCTGATCCTCGACGAACCCACCAACGACCTCGACATCACGACGCTGAACGTGCTGGAAGATTTTCTGCTGAACTTCCCCGGTTGTGTGTTGATCGTGACCCACGACCGCTACTTCATGGATCGGCTCGTGGAGCACGTCTTCGTGCTGGAAGGACAGGGCAAGGTGCGCGACTACCCCGGCAACTACACCGATTACCGCGAATGGCGCGACGCCCAGCCCAAGAAAAACACGGCGACCAAAGAAGCCGCTTCAGCCAGCCATAAACTGGCCCCGGTTGACCTGTCGGCGGCTCAATCGGCGGCACCCGCCCAGAAGAAAAAACTGAGCTTCAAAGAACAGCGCGAATATGAATCGCTGGAGGGTGAAATCGAGCAGTTAGAACAACGGAAGGCCGAGGTGATTAACTTGCTGAACGGCGGCGGCCACCACGAACAACTCACCGCCTGGGCCACGGAAATCGAGCAACTCGACAACCAGATTGCCCAAAAAACCGACCGCTGGCTAGCGCTGGCGGAGTTTATTTAATGGACAATGTATGATGAACAATGCACAATGGCTCTGCTTTAGCGTCTAATTGTACATTGTGCATCATACATTGTCCATTCACTACGTATGCAAGACATCGTCGACTTTTTCCGCTACCTGCTCAATTCGGAGGAGATTATTCGAACGGGGGGGCTGGTTGTTGTAACCCTGATCGTTTTCATCGAGAACGGCGTCATTTTCGGGTTCTTTCTACCCGGCGATTACCTGCTGTTTCTGGCGGGCGTTTTTGCGGGTACCAAGGTGCTGGCGGTGTCGCTGCTGCTCTTGCTAACCTGCATTTTCAGCGCGGCGGTGCTGGGGGCGTTGCTGGGGTATGGTATCGGTTATTTCTTCGGTCGGCGACTGCAGAACCGGCCCGATTCGCTGCTTTTCAAGCAGGAATACATCACCAACACGCGCAAAACGTTTGAACGATATGGCAATCAGGCGTTGATCGTTGCCCGCTTTTTGCCGGTTGTCCGCACGTTTGCCCCCTTGCTAGCGGGCATCATCCACATGAATTTCATCCGCTTCATGAGCTATAACCTCATCGGCGGCGCACTGTGGACATTCGTGCTGGTGGCAGGCGGCTATTACTTCGGCGTGCAGTTTCCGTGGATCATCAACTACGTCCACTGGATCATTCTGTTCTTTTTGGGTGTTACTACGTTTACAGTGATCAAGGGATATTTAAACTCCCGCAAGCAGGCATAGCCCAGGAACCGATACGAGGTCCGCAGCTTGTGGCGCTGTGCCTGTTCCTTGTAAACCGTAGTAAACCGACAAAGACGATGAACCAAGAACGCAGTAAAGCTGCCCGGCAAGTTGCCGTTGCACTTGGTGTAGGCCTGATTCTCGGCGTTTCGACTCCGACGCTTGCGCAGGATTGGATTGGCCCGACGCCCATGGACTACGCCAATATGACTATGAACACGACGAACACCGCCATCATGAATTATCAGATTGAGCGGATGACGGGCGCCGATAAGCTGAAAAAGTCGCGCAGCAAGACTACCACGTCACGCTCGAATCGCATCGTATCCCCGGCTACGTATACCTACACCGCGACCGATGCCCAGAAGGCGTCGGTGCTGAACGGATACATTCAGGCCGTCGCTAAAACGAATGCCGATCTGGCGGCAAAGTTGCGCGAACAATTCACGAAGTACCGCTACGATGCCATCTTCAATGGGCTGCTTTCGGGCACCGGCCTGGCGACGAACAACCTGGCCGACGTGCTGGCTGCCTATACCGTGCAAAGCTGGATGATTGTCCACAATAAACAGACGGACTTATCGTCGGCTCAGATTGCAGGGGTACGGCAGCAGTGGGCCAATGCACTGGCCACCACAAAACTGGCCAACGATGCCTCGGCCCGGACGCGAAACGCCGAAGAGTTAAAAATCAGAACGGTGCTGTTAAATGCGGGTTGGAAAGACGCCATGAAAGTGGGGGGGCTACCGGCCTACGGTTCGCTGGTCGACAAGGCGTTTCGTTCGCTGTTCAAACTAGATCTGACCGGCCTGACCATTACATCGGCAGGGCTTGTGAAAAAATAAGGCGCTAGTTCAACGGACCTGGTCCCCGAGCTGCCAGTGTATCAGCCAAAAGGGCCTCGACACGCTTGTGTCGAGGCCCTTTTGGGTTTCATAGTCATCCAGCAACCCGGACCTGTTGCGTTTGGCCACCTTTAGAAATCACCGCCCAGTGCGCGCAGCAGGGCCACTACGTATTGCACTTCCTGGCTGCGTAGCTGAACGGCCTGCTGTTCGGCGGATAGTACCGTCCGCTGGGCATCGAGCACTTCCAGGTACGTTGTGAACCCTTTCACATACAGTTCCCGGTTGTACTGTTCGGTGGTGCGGGCCAGCGCGACGGTCTGGTTTTGCAGGCCCAGTTGCTCGCGCAGGTACGTCAGGTTGTCCAGTGCCGTTTCGGCTTCGCGCTGGGCGACCTGCAGCGTCTGCTCATACACCTGCTGACTCGTGCGGGTTTGCTGCTTCGAGAGCGCGACGGTTTCGCGGTTACGGCGCCCTTCATAGAGCGGCACCGATGCGTTGACGCCCAGCAGGTACGTAGCACTAGTCGGCACAAACCACGACGCGATCTGTCCTGACAGTACACCGCCCGACCCTACCAGCGTAACACGCGGCTGCGTACTCGCCTGCTGCACCAATAGCTGGGCATCGGCCACCTGGATCGCACGTTCGGCCTGCAACAGATCCGGCCGACGACGGAGCAGATCGGGCGGAATGTTGGCGTAGGGGAAGGTAGGCACTGAAGCAGGCAACGTACCTGTGGCCAGATTGAACGTAGCCGGGTCCTGCGCCGTTAGCTGCGCCAGCGCATTGACCAGTTCGACCCGCGCCCGTTGCAGACCAGCGATCTGTACGCGCAGTTGCGCCAGATCGGTTTCGGCCCGCTGCACATCAATCTGGTTGACCAGCCCCACCCGAAAACGCTCGCGGACGATGCGCACGGTTGAATCGCGGGCGGCAATGTTGCGTTGGAAAACGGCTTGCTCCGCTTCGTTGCCCCGGATGAGGTAATACGTTCGGGCAATATCGGCGGCAAGCGTAAGGCGCAGCGCATTCAGGTCGGCCTCAAACGACTGTGCCTGCAACTGCGCCACCGTAACGCCCCCCCGAATACGCCGGAACACGTCGAGTTCCCAGCTGGCATCGACCGGCAGCAACTGAAACGTATTGAGTTGAAACCGCGGCAGCCGATCGGTGGCCGTTGGGATGGCCACGGGGCGGTGCTCCGAAAGGCTCTGCGTGGTGATGAGCGCGCTGCTGCGGATGGATGGTTGCAGAAACGACTGCGCAATCCGAATGCGTCCCCGCGACTCTTCGATGCGGCTCACAGCGGCGCGCAGGTTGGGGCTGTTGGTCAGGCCCAGTTGCACCAGATCAGCTAGAATGGGATCGCTGAAACGCAGTACGCCGCTGGTGGGCAGATCAATGGCGGCACTGGCATTGCTGGCGCCGTTCCCGACGGGTACATTGGCCGCCGTTGCGGGTGCCGAGGGCTGCACGGTTCCGGCACCGGGCTGCAAGGTCACGGCCCCACCGGGCGGCGATACCTGGGCCAATACGGCCGTGCCTGTTAGCAGAAAAAGTAAAATAAGTCGATTCATAGGTTTCTGTGTGTCGTCTGGTCGGTGAGCCTTGTATACTGGTCAGACGATACGCTACTCATGGCGCTACGCCGCGCTGGGTTTAGCCGCTTTTTGCTGGCGCAGGCGCACCTTCATCCCATCGCGCAGGCGGTCGTTGGGGTTGGTGATGACGCGCTCGGTACCGGTCAGGCCGGTGGTTACTTCGATTACGTTACCGTAGTCGCGCCCTAGCTTGATGGCCTGAAAACGCACTTTCATATCGGGCTCCAGAATAGCCACCTGTGCCCCCTGCGGTGTCATTTTCAGGGCGTTGGCAGGCAGCATTACGCTGGCACCAGCACTACCCCGCGGCGCGAATTTCACCTGCGCGTAGAGCCCCGCCGGGATCTTACGGCCTGGATTGGCGATTACCACCTCCGTGAGCAGAGTGCGCGAGTCGCTGCTGAGCGAACCAGCTGTACGGGCCACGGTGCCAGTAAGCGTACGGTTCTGCAATTCGGGAATCTGCACGACGGCGGGCATACCCACGCTGATCTGCTGGAAATACGATTGGGGTACGTCGACAAACACCCGCAAGCGATCGAGTTGGGCGAGCGTGTACATGGGTTGCGGGCTTGTTGGCGAAATCAGGTCGCCTACTTCGACGCCCCGCGTGGTGATGATACCCGTAAACGGCGCCCGGATTTCCTGCAACCCCCGCACCGACTGAAACCGGCGCAGGTTGGCTTCGGCTACCTGCACGGCGGCGCGGCGGTTGTCGATATCCTGCTTCGAGATGGCCCCAGCCAGCGTCACGCTCGTTACACGGGCGAGGTTCGTTTGGGCTAGATCCAGGTCGGCGCGGGCGCGGGCGATGTCTTGCTCAATTTCAGGTACGTCGAGCAAAGCCAGCACCTGCCCCTGCCGAACGG comes from Fibrella aestuarina BUZ 2 and encodes:
- a CDS encoding Hsp20/alpha crystallin family protein; the protein is MRAIDHVFKGNGGQIDLLNTLYGGSSMTNMDVKREDERLVIKLSAPGVSANAFNVLVEGSKLVLYTLLVQDSDEASQRLAVPMFLKVVDIPEFIDAEQIEAEHDHGQVMVYLPFKDEEHLHRKIDIKNLF
- the purH gene encoding bifunctional phosphoribosylaminoimidazolecarboxamide formyltransferase/IMP cyclohydrolase codes for the protein MKISAALLSVYYKDGLEPIVRLLHEQGVTLYSTGGTQTFIEQLGIPVIPVESLTGYPSIFGGRVKTLHPAVFGGILYRRDNEGDVAQAQQHSIPAIDMTVVDLYPFEETVASGASADDIIEKIDIGGISLIRAGAKNFQDSLIVSSRTQYADILRVLTETDGQPDLETRRRYAMEAFATTSHYDTAIHAYFAGQTPASTRGTGNGPAVSLRYGENPHQQATFYGDLDAMFDKLHGKELSFNNLVDVDACVGLIDEFQNDGPTFAIIKHTNACGIASAPTAVEAYTKALACDPVSAFGGVVITNVPVDLATAQELNKLFMEILIAPAYEPEALELLKSKKNRILLTRRPVELPNKLVKTILNGVLEQDKDNVAETADQFKTVTDKAPTADELKALEFALKVCKHTKSNTIVLAKPGVLLASGVGQTSRVDALRQAIEKAHSFGFDLTGSVMASDAFFPFPDCVEIAHKAGITAVVQPGGSIRDQDSIDYCNQNGLAMVTTGVRHFKH
- the hemC gene encoding hydroxymethylbilane synthase: MHIRIGTRSSRLALWQAEYIQELLQAGGLTSELVLIETKGDQILDRSLSKIGSKGVFTQELEDQLRAGQIDIAVHSAKDLQSSLPADLSLIAFTERERVNDVLVSRDTTLSLTSGQAFVVGTSSTRRVAMLKHYCPHIKVVDMRGNLQTRLRKLDEGQCDALLLAYAGVHRMHYDDLIAEHLPTDDFTPAVGQGSVAIEVADTLPLDKLAAVRRLTNHEPTEVCVKAERAYLRRLEGGCSIPVFALATHTTEGQVSLTGGIISLDGNEWLRETFVGPPAEAEKLGHDLAEAVLTRGGDAMLQGIRAAL
- a CDS encoding lysophospholipid acyltransferase family protein, with amino-acid sequence MLYTAWCVLVFSLTFLLMVPFVLLGSWLASNKSSFGLRLAHGAIRTWGYLAFPLVGMPIRVDWRFRPERGKAYVYCANHFSYLDIAVLGVVIPGLYAFIGKIGVKKIPLFGYMFAKLHVMVDRSSAESRAYSLTKCMRTLASGRSIIIFPEGGIKAPLKPDGSPPTMVYPFKDGAFTMAIQQQVPIVPVTLLNNYRLLPDASPFRVHWGAVKIVVHEPISTTGLTPKDVDVLRERTYRIIEAELGHSLSLAARHQ
- a CDS encoding MATE family efflux transporter, whose translation is MSAFKKLASDTALYGISTIAARSVNFLLAPIQTYAFKQPASLASNVTLYAWIGVLLTIYTLGLETAFFRFAARNKGAENEAERVQVFSRTLSIVATISAVATALILVFSVPLAQAMGYPDEVLFIQWAALLVGIDAIMAIPFARLRVEGRAKQFVIAKLINIGLNVLLNVFFVILCKDITEGDYLPQLQPLANFFYRPSIGPGYILLANLLANALYFLILRNAFRGFRFTLAWPEAKTLVTYAFPIMLTGLAAVLNNLTDRLFLREFLPDGFYPGQTAEDALGIYGQCFKLSVFISLAIQSFKFAAEPFFFGKAEDKNAPDLLARVTKWFVIVCVALWVAVSLNMDLAGLVLSKKYRVGLGVVPLLMLGNLFLGVYYNISFWFKLSDKTKYGTLITVVGLAVTFLLNWLLIPQLGYMGCAWAFLISSFVMMALCYVLGEKHYPVPYNVASAVGYVAGGGLLIYLASFIQIRNLWLSVPYHLALFGLFLSCVVAVEWDTIRPLVRRAKKSPTS
- a CDS encoding GNAT family N-acetyltransferase — encoded protein: MLIRLAQTEADLRRCLPALLALRPHLTAEQILALVQEQQAHERFSVAFVDLGDETDAPAVITFRKMTLLVSGKTIYIDDLSTLPTARGNGYAGALLDFVIDHARQAGFQQVSLDSGHGENRAEAHRLYLNKRFRISSHHFSLPI